The Verrucomicrobiia bacterium genome window below encodes:
- a CDS encoding TRASH domain-containing protein produces MKTLLTTLALAALTICAVNAEEKKTEKKAELCPVSGEELGSMGKPYVIQHQGKEVKLCCKSCEKDFKKNPDKYLKKIEGKK; encoded by the coding sequence ATGAAAACGTTACTGACTACATTGGCCCTGGCCGCGCTGACGATCTGCGCGGTGAATGCGGAAGAGAAGAAAACGGAGAAGAAGGCGGAGCTATGCCCGGTTTCCGGTGAGGAGCTAGGCAGCATGGGCAAACCCTATGTCATCCAACATCAGGGCAAAGAGGTGAAGCTCTGCTGCAAATCCTGTGAAAAAGACTTTAAGAAGAATCCGGACAAGTATCTGAAGAAAATCGAAGGGAAGAAGTAA
- a CDS encoding potassium transporter Kup, which yields MSQPATSPDPNCTSPVCKASLTVLTLGALGVVYGDIGTSPLYAMRECFNGSHAVAPTQENVLGILSLIFWCLIILISIKYLWVVMRADNNGEGGILALMSLAIPRSSLHNKGLVFLTMIGLFGACLLYGDGMLTPSISVLSAVEGLHVATDAFDSYVIPITVGILIGLFSFQHHGTGGVARIFGPITLVWFMVIGILGIRGILRAPEILEAVNPIFGLYFLFNNGWVAFPVMGAVFLVVTGGEALYADMGHFGAKPIRVAWFFIVLPALLLNYFGQGALLFTDPDAATNPFYLLAPRWFLYPLVALATLAAIIASQALISGVFSITMQAMQLGYLPRMAVRHTSSSERGQIYLPQMNWWLMIACVSLVIGFGSSSRLATAYGIAVTGTMIVTSIMLYRVAKNRWGWSKHRTLFVCGSFLSLELVFAGANALKIPDGGWFPLVAGAAIFAVMTTWQSGRRHVSTDLETRVLPIEFFLQSMEMEKPHRVPGTAVFMSGNPHGTPLALLHNIKHNRVVHERVILLNMFTADEPHVPAEQRVTVEELRCGFYRVIGRFGFMQEPQVADVIEAAKAHGLDINPEKATFFLSHLNIMPTGKAKMYHWRKRLYAFLSRNAQPANMFYGLPANRVVELGMHLEV from the coding sequence ATGAGCCAGCCTGCCACTTCCCCGGATCCCAACTGCACCTCGCCTGTCTGCAAAGCGAGTCTTACTGTGTTGACCTTGGGTGCCTTGGGTGTCGTCTATGGCGACATCGGGACGAGTCCGCTATATGCCATGAGGGAGTGCTTTAACGGCTCTCATGCCGTGGCGCCAACACAGGAGAATGTTCTGGGGATTCTTTCCCTGATTTTTTGGTGCCTCATTATCCTCATCTCGATCAAATATCTTTGGGTGGTGATGCGGGCGGATAATAACGGAGAAGGCGGCATCCTGGCCCTGATGTCTCTCGCGATTCCCCGTTCTTCGCTTCACAACAAGGGGCTGGTTTTCCTGACGATGATCGGCCTTTTCGGTGCGTGCTTGTTATATGGCGATGGCATGCTTACCCCCTCGATCTCCGTGCTTAGTGCGGTGGAAGGGTTGCATGTTGCCACAGATGCATTCGATTCCTACGTCATTCCCATAACCGTGGGAATTCTCATCGGCCTTTTCTCCTTTCAACATCATGGCACTGGTGGGGTGGCCCGCATCTTCGGTCCGATCACGCTCGTGTGGTTCATGGTCATCGGCATCTTGGGAATACGTGGCATCCTGAGAGCGCCCGAGATTCTGGAAGCGGTCAATCCGATCTTCGGCCTGTATTTTTTGTTCAACAACGGCTGGGTTGCGTTCCCGGTGATGGGGGCGGTGTTTCTCGTGGTGACAGGTGGTGAGGCGCTTTATGCTGATATGGGCCATTTCGGTGCCAAACCGATACGTGTGGCCTGGTTTTTCATAGTACTGCCAGCGTTGTTGCTGAATTATTTCGGCCAAGGCGCCTTGCTGTTCACTGATCCGGATGCGGCGACCAATCCATTTTATCTGCTGGCACCGCGTTGGTTTCTGTATCCATTGGTCGCGCTGGCTACGCTAGCGGCGATCATCGCCTCACAGGCACTCATTTCCGGTGTGTTTTCCATAACGATGCAGGCGATGCAGCTCGGTTATCTGCCGCGTATGGCGGTGCGCCATACCTCTTCCAGTGAACGTGGACAAATCTACCTGCCCCAGATGAACTGGTGGCTCATGATCGCCTGCGTCAGTCTGGTCATCGGGTTCGGCAGTTCCAGCCGGTTGGCGACGGCATACGGCATCGCCGTGACCGGCACGATGATCGTCACCAGCATCATGCTTTACAGAGTGGCCAAGAACCGTTGGGGCTGGAGCAAACACCGCACATTGTTCGTCTGCGGTTCATTCCTCTCACTGGAACTGGTGTTTGCCGGTGCGAATGCACTGAAGATCCCCGATGGCGGCTGGTTCCCGCTGGTGGCTGGTGCAGCGATCTTCGCCGTGATGACCACCTGGCAATCTGGTCGCCGCCATGTCTCCACCGACTTGGAGACGCGCGTGCTGCCGATCGAGTTCTTTCTACAAAGCATGGAGATGGAGAAGCCTCATCGTGTGCCCGGCACGGCAGTCTTCATGTCCGGCAATCCGCACGGCACACCGCTGGCGCTGCTGCATAACATCAAGCACAACCGCGTGGTGCATGAGCGCGTGATCCTGTTGAACATGTTCACGGCGGACGAACCTCATGTGCCCGCCGAGCAGCGCGTGACGGTGGAAGAGCTTCGCTGTGGATTCTATCGGGTGATCGGGCGCTTCGGCTTCATGCAAGAACCGCAAGTGGCGGATGTCATTGAGGCCGCCAAGGCGCACGGCTTGGACATCAACCCGGAGAAAGCGACCTTCTTCTTGAGCCACCTGAACATCATGCCCACAGGCAAAGCAAAGATGTATCACTGGCGCAAACGTTTGTATGCGTTCCTCTCGCGGAACGCGCAACCTGCCAATATGTTTTACGGTCTTCCGGCGAATCGCGTGGTGGAGCTCGGCATGCATCTGGAAGTGTAA
- a CDS encoding DUF167 family protein, translating to MNSSATFYREEPDGVTLFVKAQPRANANQIVGVHGTELRVKIIAPPVDSAANEALVRFLAEELGVAKNQVQLVRGATARHKAVKVLGLKVEEVKKRLGV from the coding sequence ATGAATTCATCCGCGACGTTTTATCGCGAGGAGCCGGATGGCGTGACGCTGTTCGTTAAGGCGCAGCCGCGCGCCAATGCGAACCAGATCGTGGGTGTGCATGGAACTGAGCTGCGTGTGAAGATCATCGCGCCACCGGTGGATTCAGCGGCGAATGAGGCTTTGGTACGGTTTCTGGCGGAGGAACTGGGCGTGGCGAAGAATCAGGTGCAGCTCGTGCGTGGTGCGACTGCGCGGCATAAGGCGGTAAAGGTTTTGGGGCTGAAGGTGGAAGAGGTGAAGAAGCGGCTGGGGGTGTGA